From a region of the Sulfitobacter alexandrii genome:
- the repA gene encoding plasmid partitioning protein RepA: MSEVEQDLDIAIGHYAELLASNLHAQRAAHFPPDAKKVMRTLTSGEAAELLGVDHTYLRKLHREGKIVDVETTAGSHRRYTLDDIWEIRQTLEGNAKKSGTYVPGRRDGDELQVISVVNFKGGSGKTTTSAHLAQRLALKGYRVLAIDLDPQASLSALHGIQPELDLMEGGTLYDAVRYDDPVPIAEVIRKTYIRGLDLIPGNLELMEFEHETPAAIQRGGAKAFFARVHDALDSVQANYDVVVIDCPPQLGFLTMSALSASSGVLVTVHPQMLDLMSMSQFLRMTADLLGVIRDAGANLRFDWLRFLPTRYKVGDAPQTEVIAFIRGLFGRSVLTNHMVESTAISDAGLTKQTLYEADKKDFTRQTFDRAIESMNAVNDEIAEIIQNTWGRNGKKA; encoded by the coding sequence ATGAGCGAAGTAGAGCAGGATCTAGACATCGCCATCGGGCACTACGCGGAACTTCTCGCGTCGAACCTGCATGCTCAGCGCGCCGCACACTTCCCTCCGGATGCAAAGAAGGTGATGCGCACTTTGACCAGCGGCGAAGCTGCTGAGCTCCTTGGCGTCGACCATACCTATCTTCGGAAGCTTCATCGAGAAGGAAAGATCGTTGACGTTGAGACGACGGCTGGAAGTCATCGTCGCTATACGCTCGACGATATCTGGGAAATCCGGCAGACGCTTGAAGGAAACGCAAAAAAGTCTGGAACTTACGTGCCTGGGCGTCGCGACGGTGACGAGCTTCAAGTCATTTCAGTGGTGAACTTCAAGGGCGGGTCCGGCAAAACGACGACGTCTGCTCACCTCGCTCAGCGCTTGGCGCTCAAGGGGTACAGGGTTCTTGCGATCGATCTCGACCCCCAAGCATCTCTTTCGGCTCTTCACGGAATCCAGCCAGAACTCGACCTTATGGAGGGCGGAACCCTCTATGATGCCGTTCGCTATGACGATCCGGTTCCGATCGCCGAAGTGATCCGCAAGACCTACATCCGCGGCCTTGATCTTATCCCGGGCAACCTTGAACTCATGGAGTTCGAGCACGAGACGCCTGCTGCTATCCAGCGAGGCGGAGCGAAAGCGTTCTTCGCGAGAGTTCATGACGCACTCGATAGTGTTCAAGCGAACTACGACGTTGTTGTGATCGACTGCCCGCCGCAGCTTGGTTTCTTGACGATGTCAGCACTTTCCGCGTCCTCGGGTGTCCTCGTGACGGTTCACCCGCAGATGCTTGACCTCATGTCGATGTCCCAATTCCTGCGAATGACCGCGGATCTCCTGGGAGTGATCAGGGATGCAGGCGCAAATCTGCGCTTCGATTGGCTGCGCTTTTTGCCAACGCGATACAAAGTCGGCGACGCGCCACAAACCGAAGTCATCGCTTTCATTCGCGGACTGTTCGGGAGGTCGGTCCTGACAAATCACATGGTTGAATCGACCGCGATTTCTGATGCCGGCTTGACCAAGCAAACGCTCTACGAAGCTGACAAGAAGGACTTCACGCGTCAGACGTTTGATCGTGCGATCGAATCCATGAACGCAGTGAACGATGAGATCGCTGAAATCATCCAGAACACATGGGGGCGGAATGGCAAGAAAGCCTAA
- a CDS encoding recombinase family protein yields the protein MPLIGYARVSTEDQTPLPQSEALQSAGCAEIFEEHASGGNRARPVLARVLERIGKGDTLVVVRIDRLARSLSHLLEVIERLEGKGAFFRSLQDPIDTASPQGKFTLQVLGAAAEFERALIRERTKAGLASARSKGRVGGNPGLRAKDPEALRKVRLARQDGYMERLNETAQDWVPHVRRLRPDMAWEDVLRIINGPLPHDRRWTQSRLLRAVKAYVADGFLPAEVLGRAGRRETDDRLPAIVAAIKGADPEITLQAICDRLESMRERTPRGRTSWQPSSVRMLLERAEKLGLL from the coding sequence ATGCCGCTGATTGGCTATGCGCGCGTCTCCACCGAGGATCAGACCCCCCTGCCCCAGTCTGAGGCACTGCAGTCTGCGGGATGCGCCGAGATCTTTGAAGAGCACGCCTCGGGCGGCAATCGCGCGCGGCCCGTGCTTGCACGTGTGCTGGAGCGGATTGGCAAGGGCGACACGCTGGTCGTTGTGCGGATCGACCGGCTTGCGCGGTCTTTGTCGCACCTACTTGAGGTGATCGAAAGACTGGAAGGCAAGGGGGCGTTCTTCCGCTCGCTCCAGGACCCGATCGACACTGCCTCGCCCCAGGGCAAGTTCACGTTGCAGGTTCTGGGCGCTGCGGCTGAGTTCGAACGCGCTCTGATCCGCGAGCGTACCAAAGCCGGACTTGCCTCGGCACGCTCAAAGGGCCGCGTAGGCGGCAACCCAGGTCTTCGCGCCAAGGACCCTGAAGCGCTGCGCAAGGTGCGGCTGGCGCGACAGGACGGCTACATGGAGCGCTTGAACGAAACTGCGCAGGATTGGGTGCCCCATGTGCGCCGTTTGCGCCCCGATATGGCTTGGGAAGACGTCCTGCGGATCATCAATGGCCCCCTGCCCCATGATCGGCGCTGGACGCAAAGCCGCCTGCTCCGCGCCGTGAAGGCATACGTGGCGGACGGATTCCTGCCTGCTGAAGTGCTTGGACGCGCTGGACGCCGCGAAACCGACGATCGCCTGCCTGCGATTGTCGCCGCAATCAAAGGTGCTGACCCCGAGATCACCTTGCAGGCAATCTGCGACCGACTGGAATCCATGCGTGAGCGCACCCCTCGCGGTCGCACCAGCTGGCAGCCTTCCTCAGTCAGAATGCTGCTGGAGCGGGCAGAAAAACTGGGGCTCCTCTGA
- a CDS encoding type II toxin-antitoxin system ParD family antitoxin, which yields MKLGRLQFYISLINDGLAEQGRGRRLLDGKACHILAAKETAMGTMNISLPDPMKSWVEDQAKSGRYANSSDYVRDLIRRDRMRHDAIAEIQAAVDAGIASGPAKSFDCNAFKARMHAKHAGK from the coding sequence ATGAAACTGGGCCGTTTGCAATTTTATATATCGCTAATAAACGACGGATTGGCCGAGCAGGGCAGGGGGAGACGGTTGCTTGATGGCAAAGCTTGCCATATCCTCGCCGCGAAGGAGACAGCCATGGGCACCATGAACATCTCGCTGCCGGATCCGATGAAGTCCTGGGTCGAGGATCAGGCGAAGTCGGGACGCTACGCCAACTCGAGCGATTATGTCCGTGACCTGATCCGGCGCGACAGGATGCGGCACGATGCAATCGCTGAAATCCAGGCAGCGGTTGATGCCGGAATCGCCAGCGGCCCGGCAAAGTCGTTTGACTGCAACGCGTTCAAGGCCCGGATGCACGCGAAGCATGCCGGAAAATAG
- a CDS encoding IS256 family transposase: MTKNTDIIALRQPESVDDPLTEIARDGARRMLAAALRAEADAFVAQHAEEVLPDGRQRIVRHGYGPERSIQTGIGALDVRRPKVRDRAAGPADEKVRFSSAILPKWARRSRSLDALLPVLYLRGISTGDFREALSAILGAEAPNLSPGVISRLTGEWQQEHDRWQRRDLSARRYVYIWADGVYLQARMEPQAECMLVILGATPEGKKELVGFQIGVRESAQSWRELPVDIKARGLAVPPEIAVGDGAMGFWKALDEVFPGTRHQRCWVHKIANVLNKFPKSMQPTVKADLREIWQAETRAKAKAAMDIFAEKYGIKYEKAVNCLTKDRDALLAFYDFPADHWDHLRTGNPIESVFATVRHRTVRTKGALSQTTAKLMVFKLVQTAAKTWRRLKGANQLPLVIEGVTFTDGVAENDTENRAA; the protein is encoded by the coding sequence ATGACGAAGAATACCGACATCATCGCCCTGCGTCAGCCGGAATCTGTTGACGATCCGCTGACCGAGATTGCCCGGGATGGGGCGCGCCGGATGCTGGCCGCTGCACTTCGGGCAGAGGCTGACGCCTTCGTCGCTCAGCATGCCGAAGAGGTCCTGCCGGATGGCCGGCAGCGTATCGTCCGGCATGGGTATGGGCCGGAGCGAAGCATCCAGACCGGGATCGGCGCGCTTGATGTGCGCCGCCCGAAGGTGCGAGACCGCGCGGCCGGACCTGCTGACGAGAAGGTGCGGTTCAGCTCCGCCATCCTGCCGAAATGGGCGCGGCGGTCGCGCAGCCTCGATGCCCTGCTGCCAGTCCTCTACCTGCGCGGCATTTCCACCGGCGACTTCCGGGAGGCGCTCTCTGCGATCTTGGGGGCGGAGGCGCCAAACCTGTCGCCGGGCGTAATCTCGCGCCTGACCGGGGAATGGCAGCAGGAACATGACCGCTGGCAGCGCCGTGATCTTTCGGCGCGGCGGTATGTCTACATCTGGGCGGACGGCGTCTACCTCCAGGCCCGGATGGAGCCGCAGGCCGAGTGCATGCTGGTCATTCTGGGCGCCACGCCCGAAGGGAAGAAGGAACTGGTCGGCTTCCAGATCGGCGTTCGGGAAAGCGCGCAGAGTTGGCGCGAGTTGCCGGTCGACATCAAGGCCCGCGGCCTTGCCGTCCCGCCGGAGATCGCCGTGGGAGACGGGGCCATGGGGTTCTGGAAGGCGCTCGACGAGGTCTTCCCCGGCACGCGTCATCAGCGCTGTTGGGTCCACAAGATCGCCAACGTGCTGAACAAGTTCCCGAAATCGATGCAGCCGACGGTGAAGGCCGACCTGCGCGAGATATGGCAGGCCGAGACCCGCGCTAAGGCCAAGGCCGCCATGGACATCTTCGCCGAGAAATATGGGATCAAATACGAGAAGGCGGTAAACTGCCTGACAAAAGACCGCGACGCGCTGCTGGCGTTCTATGACTTCCCGGCCGACCATTGGGATCACCTGCGCACGGGCAACCCAATCGAAAGCGTCTTCGCCACCGTCCGGCACAGGACCGTCCGAACCAAGGGGGCGCTGTCGCAAACGACAGCGAAGCTGATGGTGTTCAAGCTCGTTCAGACCGCCGCCAAAACATGGCGCCGCCTGAAGGGCGCGAACCAGTTGCCTTTGGTCATCGAAGGCGTCACATTCACCGACGGTGTCGCCGAGAACGACACCGAAAACCGCGCCGCGTGA
- a CDS encoding type II toxin-antitoxin system RelE/ParE family toxin: MAREREEFTPPVRIHPSGSHLVIYRREGQGVEIIRILHTHQDLMAYLNDG; the protein is encoded by the coding sequence ATGGCCCGGGAGCGGGAAGAATTCACGCCGCCGGTGCGCATCCATCCCAGCGGGTCGCATCTGGTGATCTACCGGCGGGAAGGGCAGGGGGTCGAGATCATCCGTATCCTGCATACCCATCAAGACCTTATGGCCTATCTGAACGACGGCTGA
- a CDS encoding TetR/AcrR family transcriptional regulator — translation MRILAAARAIAAREGVAHTSFEAVAREAGLSKGGVLYNFPTKRGLMAALLKEMLAEHDALEAGLPQDAQHRTLRRHLASLNGLDTADSDLSMSILAVAAARAGRRSCAHRGRGDGRKPWSSRGRRPLTAGALAVVQRTAERENDRHGIRHG, via the coding sequence CTGCGGATCCTTGCCGCGGCGCGTGCGATTGCCGCGCGCGAGGGCGTTGCGCACACCTCCTTCGAGGCGGTCGCCCGCGAAGCGGGGCTGTCGAAGGGAGGTGTCCTCTACAATTTCCCGACGAAGCGCGGCCTCATGGCGGCGCTCTTGAAGGAGATGCTGGCCGAACACGATGCGCTCGAGGCCGGCCTGCCGCAGGATGCGCAGCACCGCACGCTGCGCCGGCATCTGGCATCGCTGAACGGCCTGGACACTGCGGATTCGGACCTGTCGATGTCGATACTGGCGGTCGCTGCGGCGCGCGCTGGACGCCGATCTTGCGCGCATCGAGGCCGAGGCGACGGACGCAAACCTTGGTCGTCTCGCGGTCGTCGGCCTCTGACGGCGGGCGCTTTGGCCGTCGTCCAACGAACTGCGGAACGGGAGAATGACCGGCATGGCATCCGACACGGTTGA